In the genome of Aureimonas sp. OT7, one region contains:
- a CDS encoding GntR family transcriptional regulator gives MNIALETRARRATAMKSYAVLSALKRDIMLGDLGPGQTLTELELAGRFACSQGTIREALLQLQDEGLVVRQGHRGTVVSACTEVEAVELFRIRRSIEGRGIRRAVAGRSRSLVADLRMLAEAMETAAEAGDELELASLDRDFHRRLFADAELPALDTILHRCLVHNHRFKISRSTTAERDLRQTARRHAPIVAAVEAGDAEEAARALDHHIVTIVDFGPAVFPEMGA, from the coding sequence ATGAACATCGCTCTCGAAACAAGGGCGCGGCGTGCCACGGCGATGAAGTCCTATGCGGTGCTGAGCGCGCTCAAGCGCGATATCATGCTGGGGGATCTCGGGCCGGGCCAGACGCTGACGGAGCTGGAGCTGGCGGGGCGCTTCGCCTGCAGCCAGGGCACCATCCGCGAGGCGCTGCTTCAATTGCAGGATGAAGGGCTCGTCGTACGGCAGGGCCATCGCGGCACCGTTGTCTCTGCCTGCACGGAGGTCGAAGCGGTGGAGCTGTTTCGTATTCGCCGGTCCATCGAGGGGCGGGGCATCCGCCGCGCGGTCGCCGGCAGAAGCCGGTCGCTTGTCGCGGACCTTCGGATGCTGGCCGAAGCCATGGAGACGGCGGCTGAAGCTGGCGACGAACTCGAGCTGGCTTCGCTCGACAGGGATTTTCACCGGCGCCTCTTTGCAGATGCGGAGCTACCGGCGCTGGATACGATCCTGCATCGCTGCCTGGTGCACAACCACCGCTTCAAAATTTCTCGGAGCACCACCGCCGAACGCGATCTCAGGCAGACGGCCCGGCGGCATGCGCCCATCGTTGCCGCCGTCGAGGCGGGCGACGCAGAGGAGGCGGCGCGCGCGCTGGATCATCACATCGTCACCATCGTCGATTTCGGCCCGGCCGTCTTCCCGGAGATGGGCGCATGA
- the ugpC gene encoding sn-glycerol-3-phosphate ABC transporter ATP-binding protein UgpC, which translates to MSAIALQNIRKTYGSVEVIHSASLEIESGEFIVLVGPSGCGKSTLLRMVAGLEEITGGELFIAGKPVGHLPPAERNIAMVFQDYALYPHMSVKENMGFGLKMRDTAAAEIDNQVGQAADILKLDELLERKPAQLSGGQRQRVAMGRAIVRHPDAFLFDEPLSNLDAALRVEMRLEIARLHRRMRATTLYVTHDQVEAMTLADRIVVMNKGHMEQVGAPMDLYLKPETLFVARFIGSPTMNTPTLKARPVAGDGISIALPGTSLTLPVSRRLPGSEVVFGIRPEDLRVVDGGDTAGWFSGEISMVERLGSQTFGYLDTEIGMITVQFPRGSTVATGDRVSVAGDPAHVHLFDPQSGQRLS; encoded by the coding sequence ATGTCCGCCATCGCACTGCAGAACATCCGTAAGACCTACGGCTCGGTGGAGGTGATCCATTCGGCATCGCTGGAAATCGAGAGTGGGGAGTTCATCGTGCTGGTCGGCCCCTCGGGCTGCGGGAAAAGCACCCTCCTTCGTATGGTCGCGGGGTTGGAGGAGATCACCGGCGGGGAGCTGTTCATTGCCGGCAAGCCGGTCGGGCATCTGCCACCGGCCGAGCGCAACATCGCGATGGTATTCCAGGATTACGCGCTCTACCCGCATATGAGCGTGAAGGAAAACATGGGCTTCGGCCTGAAGATGCGGGACACCGCCGCGGCCGAGATCGACAATCAGGTCGGCCAGGCAGCCGATATCCTCAAGCTGGACGAGTTGCTGGAGCGCAAGCCGGCACAGCTTTCGGGTGGGCAGCGGCAGCGCGTGGCCATGGGTCGCGCCATTGTCCGCCATCCGGACGCATTCCTGTTCGACGAGCCGCTATCGAATCTCGATGCTGCGCTGCGGGTGGAAATGCGACTGGAAATCGCCCGTCTGCACCGCCGGATGCGCGCCACGACCCTTTACGTGACGCATGACCAGGTGGAAGCCATGACACTGGCCGACCGGATCGTGGTGATGAACAAGGGTCATATGGAACAGGTCGGCGCACCGATGGACCTGTATCTCAAGCCGGAGACGCTGTTCGTCGCACGCTTCATCGGCAGCCCGACCATGAATACGCCGACACTCAAGGCACGGCCCGTCGCTGGCGATGGCATAAGCATCGCCCTTCCCGGTACTTCGCTGACACTGCCCGTGTCGCGTCGGCTTCCCGGCAGCGAGGTCGTCTTCGGCATTCGCCCGGAAGATCTGCGTGTCGTCGATGGCGGTGACACCGCTGGCTGGTTCAGCGGGGAGATCTCGATGGTCGAACGGCTGGGCAGCCAGACGTTCGGCTATCTCGATACCGAAATCGGCATGATCACCGTGCAGTTTCCGCGCGGCTCCACCGTTGCCACGGGCGATCGTGTATCCGTTGCCGGCGATCCTGCGCATGTTCATCTTTTTGACCCGCAAAGCGGGCAGCGCCTGTCCTGA